From Nicotiana tabacum cultivar K326 chromosome 20, ASM71507v2, whole genome shotgun sequence, one genomic window encodes:
- the LOC142174459 gene encoding uncharacterized protein LOC142174459, translating to MMQKTSFESKKYLGICSYCKKPGHSIHKCYRIHEFPADFKFTREKRFQGGAQANKASFSNEENEQGSASGVQNLTKENVAELLQLLQQVKVGHSSAETSDVATNVSYAGMTNLCEDLACLIQINDESWILDSGTIEHMSFNKVFFIDLKTLAKPLIVKLPNSYSVQVTHSGTISLLPNLILRNVLYIPSFKYNLLSVHKLCRQLKQYVLFTPFSCFLLQGPSVKSPPEIGKEEGGLYILRSRHITPVSKSSPKFRSVFIPRRNSVSNLSLHSCFSFSDSIVKEKLWHYRLGHMPFSNMKNVSSVSITKCSKFSTTYVICPMARQSKLSFPSSSISTKKVFELIHVDTWGPYNSATYDGFKYFLTIVDDFSRGTWTYLLTNKSNAFTILRGFISMVERQFNNKVKIIRSDNAFELGSGKIQSEFFESLGYPHGKKGYKVLNLKNLKPFISRDVVFHEEFFPFASIKSNSSSEISLPTAPVSASHQTPEPLPFPIRPHTKASKEASASSSDFCSSPICSNHPSSPIHSISPSSFSPYSPVTSNQPHTFAPVFPSLDSDSTMNVLIRKSTRPHTTPSYLKDFICNALQLTDVSNSCFLTPVKPTYISFSGLSSTNQHMLNTLSNIQEPTDYL from the exons ATGATGCAAAAAACAAGTTTTGAATCTAAGAAATATTTAGGAATTTGTTCTTATTGCAAAAAACCTGGACATAGCATACATAAATGCTATAGAATTCATGAGTTTCCAGCTGATTTCAAGTTCACAAGGGAGAAAAGATTTCAAGGAGGTGCCCAGGCAAACAAAGCTTCCTTCTCAAATGAAGAAAATGAACAGGGAAGTGCATCAGGAGTTCAGAATCTCACCAAGGAAAATGTGGCTGAGCTGCTGCAGCTTCTTCAGCAAGTGAAAGTGGGACATTCCAGTGCAGAGACCTCTGATGTTGCAACAAATGTGAGCTATGCTGGTATGACCAATTTATGTGAAGATTTAGCCTGTTTAATTCAAATCAATGATGAGTCTTGGATATTGGATAGTGGAACAATAGAACATATGTCTTTCAACAAAGTTTTTTTTATAGATTTAAAAACTTTGGCTAAACCTCTCATAGTAAAACTCCCAAACTCTTACAGCGTTCAGGTCACTCATTCAGGAACTATTTCTCTTTTGCCTAATCTGATTCTTCGAAATGTTCTTTACATTCcatccttcaaatataatctaTTGTCTGTGCACAAGTTGTGCAGACAACTCAAGCAATATGTCTTATTCACACctttttcatgttttcttctACAGGGCCCTTCAGTGAAGAGCCCACCGGAGATTGGTAAAGAGGAAGGGGGCCTCTACATTCTCAGATCCAGACATATAACACCAGTGTCTAAGAGTTCACCTAAATTTAGAAGTGTTTTTATTCCAAGAAGAAATTCTGTTTCCAATCTTAGTTTGCATTCATGTTTTAGTTTTTCTGATTCAATTGTAAAAGAGAAGCTATGGCACTACAGATTAGGCCATATGCCCTTTAGCAATATGAAAAATGTTTCATCAGTTTCTATAACCAAGTGTTCCAAATTCTCCACTACATATGTTATTTGTCCTATGGCAAGGCAGTCCAAACTTTCTTTTCCCTCTAGTTCTATTTCTACTAAGAAAGTGTTTGAATTAATTCATGTGGATACGTGGGGACCATACAATAGTGCTACATATGATGGTTTTAAATACTTTCTTACAATTGTTGATGACTTCAGTAGAGGCACATGGACCTACCTACTAACCAATAAATCCAATGCATTCACTATTCTAAGAGGTTTTATATCTATGGTAGAAAGACAGTTTAACAACAAGGTGAAAATCATAAGGTCGGATAATGCTTTTGAATTGGGAAGTGGTAAAATTCAATCAGAATTTTTTGAGTCACTAG GTTATCCTCATGGAAAGAAGGGTTACAAAGTGTTGAACCTCAAGAATTTGAAGCCTTTCATTTCTAGAGATGTTGTATTTCATGAAGAATTCTTTCCATTTGCTTCTATTAAGTCTAATTCTTCTTCTGAGATTTCTTTACCCACTGCTCCAGTTTCTGCAAGTCATCAGACTCCTGAACCTTTACCTTTTCCTATCAGACCTCACACTAAAGCCTCCAAAGAGGCTTCTGCATCATCAAGTGACTTCTGTTCTTCCCCCATTTGTTCAAATCATCCTAGTTCACCTATTCACTCTATCTCTCCTTCTAGCTTCTCTCCATATTCTCCAGTAACATCTAATCAACCACATACATTTGCACCAGTTTTTCCTTCCTTGGATTCTGATTCTACGATGAATGTTCTTATTAGGAAGTCTACCCGACCACACACAACTCCATCTTATCTCAAAGATTTTATCTGTAATGCACTCCAACTCACAGATGTTAGCAATTCTTGCTTTCTCACACCAGTTAAACCTACTTATATATCTTTCAGTGGACTATCTTCTACCAATCAACATATGCTAAACACATTGTCCAATATACAAGAACCTACTGACTATTTATAG